Proteins from one Bacillaceae bacterium S4-13-56 genomic window:
- the cydD gene encoding thiol reductant ABC exporter subunit CydD, whose product MDKTWLTYSGIRKLFIFLVSITVIQGIAIIMQGVWLAKVVAHFFNQKEIEDANLSIFYFVMAFLIRAILQQVKEKIVFRFSEKTGKDLRKKVIDHLFLIGPRVIRKLGTGNTVTLLIEGISQVKNYLSLFSQKFIQVLVIPIMIISFVWFLDRLSGIVLAVATPILITFMILLGMAAQKKADMQFQSHRILANHFVDSLRGLQTLKYLGISKSHSNRIQSVSDRYRKSTMSTLKVAFLSSFALDFFTMLSVATIAVFLGLRLIEGELTLGPALTILILAPEYFLPIREIGADFHATLNGQKSAKKLHSILEMAPYEKEQGSIRKWTKDSIFSFENASIQHDQQGPASLKNVSFAVKGFQKIGIVGSSGAGKSTISELISGFLQVQKGGLSINGQTFTHLQRKDWQSQVVYIPQHPYIFQDTFKRNIAFYYPNASDHEIWQAAQKAGIANLYEEYADEVLGDGGRSLSGGQIQRVAIARAFLVDRPILILDEPTAHLDVETEMDIKLRLLKLFEDKLVFLATHRLHWMEDMDQVLFLRRGVLVEQGTHEELIHQQGDYYEMVSVLKGRLQHERVGTSIS is encoded by the coding sequence ATGGATAAAACATGGCTAACGTACTCGGGAATTCGCAAACTTTTTATTTTTCTTGTTAGCATAACTGTTATCCAAGGGATCGCTATTATTATGCAAGGAGTTTGGCTGGCAAAAGTAGTCGCTCATTTTTTTAACCAGAAAGAAATAGAAGATGCTAATTTAAGCATCTTCTATTTTGTCATGGCTTTCCTTATAAGAGCTATTCTTCAGCAAGTTAAAGAAAAGATAGTGTTTCGATTTTCGGAAAAAACAGGAAAGGATTTAAGAAAAAAGGTGATCGATCATCTTTTTCTAATTGGACCGAGAGTAATTAGAAAGTTAGGGACTGGAAATACGGTAACTTTACTAATAGAGGGAATTTCTCAAGTGAAGAACTATCTTTCTCTTTTCTCACAAAAATTCATTCAGGTCCTGGTCATTCCCATTATGATCATTTCCTTTGTCTGGTTTTTGGATCGTCTTTCGGGAATCGTTTTGGCAGTGGCTACTCCCATTTTAATTACTTTTATGATCTTACTTGGGATGGCTGCTCAAAAAAAAGCGGATATGCAATTTCAATCCCATAGAATCCTAGCTAACCATTTTGTAGATTCATTGCGGGGTTTACAAACCTTAAAATATTTAGGGATTAGCAAGTCTCATAGTAATAGAATTCAATCAGTGAGTGACCGTTATCGAAAGTCAACAATGAGTACACTTAAGGTTGCCTTTCTATCTTCTTTTGCGTTGGATTTTTTCACAATGCTTTCAGTGGCTACTATTGCTGTATTTCTTGGATTGCGTTTGATAGAAGGGGAATTAACATTAGGTCCAGCTTTGACTATCCTTATATTGGCTCCTGAGTATTTTTTACCTATACGGGAAATAGGTGCAGATTTTCACGCTACATTAAACGGGCAAAAGTCAGCCAAAAAACTTCATAGTATATTAGAAATGGCGCCTTATGAAAAAGAACAAGGAAGCATTCGAAAATGGACAAAAGATTCTATCTTTTCATTTGAAAATGCAAGTATTCAACATGATCAACAAGGACCAGCATCTTTAAAAAATGTAAGCTTTGCGGTTAAGGGATTTCAGAAAATAGGAATTGTCGGTTCAAGTGGAGCCGGGAAATCTACTATCTCTGAATTGATAAGTGGATTCCTCCAAGTGCAGAAAGGGGGTCTATCCATTAATGGGCAGACCTTCACTCATCTTCAGAGGAAAGATTGGCAAAGCCAGGTGGTATATATACCACAGCATCCTTACATTTTTCAAGACACGTTTAAAAGGAATATAGCATTCTATTACCCTAATGCTTCAGACCATGAAATTTGGCAAGCGGCTCAGAAGGCGGGCATTGCTAACTTGTATGAAGAGTATGCAGATGAGGTGCTAGGAGACGGAGGCCGGTCCCTAAGTGGAGGACAAATTCAACGTGTAGCAATAGCACGAGCCTTTTTGGTCGATCGGCCCATCCTCATTTTGGATGAGCCAACCGCTCATTTAGATGTAGAAACCGAAATGGATATTAAACTACGCCTTTTGAAATTGTTTGAGGATAAACTTGTATTTTTAGCTACACACAGACTTCATTGGATGGAGGATATGGATCAGGTTTTATTTCTTAGAAGAGGCGTTTTAGTAGAGCAAGGAACACATGAGGAATTAATTCATCAACAAGGAGACTATTATGAAATGGTTTCGGTGTTGAAAGGGAGGCTACAGCATGAAAGAGTGGGTACTTCCATATCTTAA
- a CDS encoding UDP-N-acetylmuramoyl-L-alanyl-D-glutamate--2,6-diaminopimelate ligase codes for MLLTSVVKGLSYKILQGDVEREVSSIACDSRESKQNSMFVAISGFTVDGHSFIQKAMENGATTVVVEKEVSTKRDVTILQVDNTREALALLSANFYDHPTEELNLIGITGTNGKTSTTYFIKSIFEQAKRSIGLIGTIGTVIGDKVKKNNNTTPESLNLQQTFQEMVHRDIKDCIMEVSSHALSLKRVAQSAFNTGIFTNLTPDHLELHHNMDEYFEAKAELFQLTSDFNIINADDPHGKKLIKRAKTYTPKVVTYGIKEEADIYPSDIQYYPDHTLYKVHTPEGTIDIQVNLPGDIYVYNSLAAIACAYCNGISLKHIQEGIRAVEHIRGRLEVVYQERDYRIVIDFAHTEDSLEKVLSTLRPSTKGRIILVFGVYAAPGELGSDKRKAMGRVAAEYADFSVITSDNPKEQDPQFIVEDVAKAVKEADGAFRVVVDREEAIRYAIQVSEKDDTILIAGKGHETSQIIGKEEIPFNESEIVYDALKKINGTAKVKLS; via the coding sequence ATGTTGTTAACCTCAGTAGTAAAGGGCCTTTCTTATAAAATATTGCAAGGGGATGTCGAGAGAGAAGTTTCATCCATAGCTTGTGATTCCCGTGAATCCAAGCAGAACAGTATGTTTGTTGCTATTTCCGGCTTTACGGTGGACGGGCATAGCTTTATACAAAAAGCCATGGAGAACGGGGCAACGACTGTTGTTGTAGAAAAAGAGGTTTCCACAAAAAGAGACGTAACTATACTCCAGGTGGACAACACTAGGGAAGCTCTTGCTTTACTATCTGCTAATTTTTATGACCACCCAACCGAAGAACTAAATTTAATTGGGATTACTGGTACTAATGGAAAAACTTCTACGACATATTTTATTAAGTCGATTTTTGAGCAAGCTAAGAGGTCTATAGGTCTTATAGGAACGATTGGTACTGTGATAGGGGATAAAGTGAAAAAAAATAATAACACAACTCCCGAATCTCTAAATTTACAACAAACGTTTCAGGAGATGGTTCACAGGGATATCAAAGATTGCATAATGGAGGTTTCATCTCATGCGTTAAGCCTCAAACGTGTGGCGCAATCTGCGTTTAATACTGGTATTTTCACCAATTTGACTCCAGATCACTTAGAGCTTCATCATAATATGGACGAGTACTTTGAAGCTAAAGCAGAGTTATTTCAACTTACTAGTGATTTTAATATTATCAATGCAGATGATCCTCATGGAAAAAAGCTAATTAAAAGAGCAAAAACGTATACTCCAAAAGTAGTGACTTATGGAATAAAAGAAGAGGCCGACATTTATCCGTCCGATATTCAATATTACCCTGACCACACCTTATATAAGGTTCATACTCCTGAGGGGACTATTGATATTCAAGTGAATCTTCCTGGAGACATCTATGTATATAATAGCTTAGCAGCTATAGCTTGTGCTTATTGCAACGGGATCAGTCTTAAACATATTCAAGAAGGAATTAGAGCTGTTGAACATATAAGGGGAAGATTAGAAGTAGTTTATCAAGAAAGAGATTATAGAATTGTGATTGATTTTGCTCATACAGAGGATAGTTTAGAGAAGGTTCTATCAACTTTGCGTCCCTCTACCAAAGGAAGAATTATTCTTGTGTTCGGAGTTTATGCTGCCCCTGGAGAATTAGGAAGTGATAAAAGGAAAGCAATGGGGAGGGTAGCTGCAGAGTATGCGGACTTTTCCGTTATCACATCGGACAACCCTAAAGAACAGGATCCCCAGTTTATAGTGGAAGATGTAGCTAAAGCGGTAAAAGAAGCTGATGGTGCCTTCCGGGTTGTTGTAGATAGAGAAGAAGCCATTCGCTACGCTATTCAAGTGAGTGAAAAAGATGATACCATCTTAATTGCTGGGAAAGGTCATGAGACTTCTCAAATCATTGGTAAAGAAGAAATTCCTTTTAATGAATCAGAAATTGTATACGATGCTTTAAAAAAGATAAATGGAACAGCAAAGGTGAAATTAAGCTAA
- a CDS encoding Fur-regulated basic protein FbpA: MRNHLREAVEKVKIHYVEKLMDSGFFDDSNQDPFSLTLSELEYLYNKYC, encoded by the coding sequence ATGAGGAATCATTTAAGAGAGGCTGTTGAAAAGGTTAAAATACACTACGTAGAAAAGCTAATGGATTCGGGTTTTTTTGATGATTCAAACCAAGACCCGTTTAGCTTGACACTTTCTGAACTAGAATATTTGTACAACAAATATTGCTGA
- the cydC gene encoding thiol reductant ABC exporter subunit CydC → MKEWVLPYLKKNKGWVFIVIVFGIGAALASALLMFTSGFLISKAATRPENILLIYVPIVAVRTFGISKAVFRYLERLMGHHIVLTILSQMRKRVYQSIEPFIGKQSFSLKIGNMLGLLSEDVERLQDIYLKTVFPAVVGYALYGSVVAFLSYFSITFAFIMGLLLGILVFLFPWLSLSFSKYTIGKMKSGRYSLYSRLTDAVMGVSDWQFSGRSHDFIESYEKAEAELAILEERNQGYIQRRNMTAQLLIATIVVVILFWTAQQSSMGEMQPTLIAAFVLVLFPLMEIFIPISDSVSEIPSYQSSFQRLSELPPIDLPDKNHSLSFINNRCELEILRASFGYEKDRLIIDNLTFSMKEGEKVALLGPSGGGKSTLIKLIIGDLLPLTGSVTINGFPAYHMVENTSKVVSVLNQDPYLFNTTVKNNIRLGCSKASDQDVYWAAKQVKLHEFILSLPEGYDTIMDEAGTRFSGGERHRIALARILLQKAPLVILDEPTIGLDPQTEKDLLDTIFEALKDKSVLWISHHLAFIEKADRVTFLDQGKLVLEGKHEDLMKENTRYHSLYQLS, encoded by the coding sequence ATGAAAGAGTGGGTACTTCCATATCTTAAGAAAAATAAGGGCTGGGTATTCATTGTAATAGTTTTTGGAATCGGGGCAGCTTTGGCATCTGCTCTTTTAATGTTCACCTCAGGATTTTTAATCTCCAAAGCCGCAACCAGACCAGAGAATATTTTACTTATATATGTTCCTATAGTTGCAGTTCGGACGTTTGGTATTAGTAAGGCTGTTTTTCGTTATTTAGAGAGATTAATGGGTCATCATATTGTTTTGACCATTCTTTCTCAAATGAGAAAAAGGGTCTATCAATCCATAGAACCCTTTATAGGAAAACAATCCTTCTCTTTAAAAATTGGAAATATGCTGGGTCTTCTTTCTGAAGACGTTGAGCGACTTCAGGATATTTATTTGAAGACTGTATTTCCGGCTGTTGTGGGATATGCTTTATATGGATCTGTTGTGGCGTTCCTTAGTTACTTTTCAATTACATTTGCATTCATAATGGGCCTATTACTAGGGATCCTTGTCTTTCTTTTCCCATGGTTATCTCTTTCTTTTTCTAAGTATACGATAGGAAAAATGAAAAGTGGAAGATATAGCTTGTACTCAAGACTAACTGATGCAGTAATGGGTGTAAGTGATTGGCAATTTAGTGGTCGATCCCATGATTTTATTGAAAGCTACGAGAAAGCAGAAGCGGAGTTAGCTATATTAGAAGAAAGGAATCAAGGTTATATACAAAGACGTAATATGACTGCACAACTACTTATTGCAACCATTGTGGTAGTGATTCTTTTTTGGACAGCCCAGCAAAGCTCCATGGGAGAGATGCAACCAACCTTAATCGCAGCTTTTGTTTTGGTTCTTTTCCCTTTAATGGAAATATTCATACCCATTTCCGATTCAGTAAGTGAGATCCCATCTTATCAATCTTCTTTCCAACGTCTTAGTGAGCTTCCACCTATTGATTTGCCGGATAAGAACCATTCACTCTCTTTTATTAATAATAGATGTGAACTAGAGATTCTGAGAGCTTCTTTTGGTTATGAGAAAGATAGGTTGATCATAGATAATCTTACCTTTTCTATGAAAGAGGGAGAAAAAGTAGCACTGTTAGGTCCAAGCGGAGGAGGGAAATCAACCCTAATCAAACTTATTATAGGAGATCTTTTACCACTGACAGGCTCTGTAACTATTAATGGGTTTCCTGCATATCATATGGTAGAAAATACCTCAAAAGTGGTTTCAGTGTTGAATCAGGACCCTTATCTCTTTAATACCACAGTGAAAAACAATATACGTTTAGGATGTTCCAAAGCTTCAGATCAAGATGTATATTGGGCAGCTAAACAGGTAAAACTTCATGAGTTTATCCTATCTCTTCCAGAAGGATATGATACCATCATGGATGAAGCAGGCACTCGCTTTTCTGGAGGAGAGCGTCATCGGATAGCTTTAGCTAGGATATTATTGCAGAAAGCCCCCTTGGTTATTTTAGATGAACCTACCATTGGATTAGACCCACAAACAGAAAAGGATTTATTAGATACTATCTTTGAAGCTTTAAAGGATAAATCAGTCCTTTGGATTAGCCATCACTTAGCTTTTATAGAAAAAGCGGACCGAGTGACATTTTTAGATCAAGGGAAATTGGTATTAGAAGGAAAACACGAAGACTTAATGAAAGAAAATACAAGATATCACTCCCTTTATCAGCTTTCTTAA
- the cydB gene encoding cytochrome d ubiquinol oxidase subunit II, with amino-acid sequence MELNELWFVIVAVLFIGFFFLEGFDFGVGMAGRFVGKNELERRMLINTIGPFWDANEVWLLTGGGAIFAGFPHWYATMFSGYYIPFVFVLIALIGRGVAFEFRGKVDSEKWRKNWDLAIFVGSILPPFLFGILFSSIIRGMPIDETMTLRAGFFDYVNVFTVVGGVTVTLLCLMHGLVFITLRTVGDLQERAHKLAEKLIYAVFVSLVTFVGLAYFETDLFTYREEATIPMIALIVLSYVGAIFFLKQKKDGWAFTASGLGIALTVATIFVGLFPRVMISSLGSTYDLTLYAASSGPYSLKVMTIVVLIFLPFVLAYQIWSYYVFRKRVNGKGMIY; translated from the coding sequence ATGGAATTGAATGAGCTTTGGTTTGTCATTGTGGCTGTCTTATTTATTGGATTCTTCTTTTTAGAAGGATTTGATTTTGGCGTAGGAATGGCGGGGCGGTTTGTTGGGAAAAACGAGTTAGAACGACGTATGTTAATAAATACAATTGGTCCTTTTTGGGACGCTAATGAAGTTTGGCTTTTAACGGGAGGAGGAGCCATTTTTGCTGGATTTCCTCATTGGTATGCCACCATGTTTAGTGGTTATTATATACCGTTCGTATTCGTACTTATTGCCTTGATTGGACGTGGGGTTGCCTTTGAGTTTAGAGGGAAAGTAGATAGTGAAAAATGGAGAAAAAATTGGGATTTAGCTATTTTTGTAGGAAGTATTTTACCTCCATTTTTATTTGGAATTCTGTTTTCAAGTATCATTCGGGGAATGCCAATAGATGAAACCATGACATTACGTGCCGGCTTCTTTGATTATGTGAATGTATTTACTGTGGTTGGAGGAGTGACGGTAACCCTATTATGTCTGATGCATGGTTTGGTATTTATTACACTAAGGACGGTAGGAGATTTACAAGAAAGAGCACACAAATTAGCGGAAAAGCTGATCTATGCGGTTTTCGTATCTTTGGTTACTTTTGTAGGACTCGCTTATTTTGAAACAGATCTTTTTACGTATCGTGAGGAAGCAACCATACCGATGATTGCTCTTATTGTACTTAGTTATGTAGGAGCGATCTTTTTCCTAAAACAGAAAAAGGATGGATGGGCTTTTACTGCAAGTGGATTAGGAATTGCACTAACAGTGGCCACTATTTTTGTGGGACTTTTCCCACGTGTCATGATTAGTTCGCTTGGAAGTACTTATGACCTGACTTTATATGCAGCATCCTCAGGTCCATATTCCCTTAAAGTAATGACAATAGTGGTTTTAATTTTCTTGCCTTTTGTCCTAGCTTATCAGATTTGGAGTTACTATGTATTCCGTAAAAGGGTCAATGGAAAGGGTATGATTTATTAA
- a CDS encoding DUF438 domain-containing protein gives MSEIINNREVSIQDKETEGQKEFIKQMLKELHRDEPVDQIKERYKGILKNIKVSEMSQMYGLRRWPQEMLLKSLLRRNK, from the coding sequence ATGAGCGAAATTATAAATAATAGAGAAGTTTCCATCCAAGATAAAGAAACAGAAGGTCAAAAGGAATTCATTAAACAAATGTTGAAAGAACTACACAGGGATGAGCCAGTTGATCAAATCAAAGAACGTTACAAAGGAATTTTAAAAAATATTAAAGTAAGTGAAATGTCACAAATGTATGGCCTACGTCGATGGCCACAAGAAATGCTTCTAAAGAGTTTACTGCGCAGAAACAAGTGA
- a CDS encoding amino acid racemase codes for MKEKVLGVIGGMGPKATAVFFDRVIEKTEAHKDQEHIDMIILNHASIPDRTQSILEHTEDEFLREVEKDIQLLEMANVGQIAIPCNTSHYFYDRMQEMTTVPIINMVEQTVSQIYELHGEGIKVGLLATNGTISSGVYEKECNKKGLNLYIPDEQMQKDVMSIIYDDVKGNQNTDPTRLEGIVKQLIEKEQCQCVILACTELSCIPIGEEITPYCIDAMEVLVDRVIERSGKKKINL; via the coding sequence ATGAAGGAAAAAGTATTAGGTGTGATAGGCGGGATGGGACCTAAGGCAACCGCTGTTTTTTTTGATCGAGTCATTGAAAAGACTGAGGCACACAAAGATCAAGAACATATAGATATGATTATTTTGAATCATGCTTCCATCCCTGACCGTACCCAATCTATTCTTGAACATACAGAGGATGAATTTCTAAGAGAGGTTGAGAAAGATATCCAATTGTTGGAGATGGCGAATGTCGGTCAAATTGCGATTCCATGTAATACTTCGCATTATTTTTATGATCGAATGCAGGAAATGACAACCGTTCCAATTATTAATATGGTGGAACAAACAGTGAGTCAAATATATGAACTGCATGGAGAAGGAATAAAAGTTGGTCTTCTTGCAACGAATGGGACGATCAGTAGTGGAGTTTATGAGAAAGAATGTAATAAAAAAGGATTAAACTTATATATTCCTGATGAACAGATGCAAAAAGATGTCATGAGTATCATTTATGATGATGTCAAAGGTAATCAAAATACAGATCCAACAAGACTAGAAGGAATTGTAAAGCAATTGATTGAAAAAGAGCAGTGTCAGTGTGTGATTCTGGCATGTACAGAATTGTCCTGCATCCCAATTGGTGAAGAAATAACTCCTTATTGTATAGATGCAATGGAAGTCTTAGTCGACCGGGTTATCGAGCGTTCTGGAAAGAAAAAAATAAATTTATAA
- a CDS encoding MerR family transcriptional regulator — translation MSSAYKYKKVISIGTVHELTGLSERKIRYYEERGLIFPDRTDKGTRKYSFDDVETLLKIAEKREEGVQTTEIKKDMMSDQRKHKDARKEMLRGQINAHFHLRN, via the coding sequence TTGTCTTCAGCTTATAAATACAAAAAAGTGATATCCATTGGAACTGTACATGAGTTGACTGGATTATCTGAACGTAAGATTCGTTACTATGAAGAGAGAGGGCTAATATTTCCCGACAGAACAGACAAAGGTACCAGAAAATATTCATTTGATGATGTAGAGACCTTATTAAAAATAGCAGAAAAAAGAGAGGAAGGTGTACAAACAACTGAAATTAAAAAAGATATGATGAGCGACCAAAGAAAACACAAGGATGCTCGAAAGGAAATGCTAAGAGGGCAAATCAATGCCCATTTCCACTTGAGAAATTAG
- a CDS encoding cytochrome ubiquinol oxidase subunit I, with the protein MTELLLARLQFGVTTIFHFLFVPMSIGLVFMVALMETLYVVKNQVVYKKMAKFWGHLFLINFAVGVVTGIIQEFQFGMNWSEYSRFVGDVFGAPLAIEALLAFFLESTFIGIWIFGWDRLPKKIHLFCIWLVTLGTTFSALWILAANSFMQEPVGFVINNGRAEMNDFFALLQNPQLLVEFPHVIFAGLVTGAFFIGGVSAYKLIKKQEIDLFTRSFKMAMSIAFIGSMGIVFSGHAQAQHLMEAQPMKMAASEALWKDSADPAPWVIFAAIDEENQKNSFELSIPYALSFLAYNEFSGSVPGMLTLQEEYEQKYGEGNYIPPVNTTFWSFRIMVGAGGLMILTSALGLLFALRKTILNKAFYLKGMVAMIAFPFIANTAGWVMTEFGRQPWTVFGLFTTAESVSPNVSSQSLLFSLVGYSVVYLGLAIVLVYLFVREIKKGTEHHYSQDVSLSNDPFDKGVLP; encoded by the coding sequence ATGACTGAATTACTGTTGGCCAGGCTGCAATTTGGGGTAACGACAATTTTTCACTTTTTATTTGTGCCCATGTCGATTGGCTTAGTGTTTATGGTAGCGTTGATGGAGACACTCTATGTTGTGAAGAATCAGGTAGTCTATAAAAAGATGGCTAAATTTTGGGGGCACTTATTCCTGATTAACTTTGCAGTAGGAGTAGTAACCGGTATCATTCAAGAATTTCAGTTTGGAATGAACTGGTCCGAATATTCTCGATTTGTAGGAGATGTTTTTGGAGCTCCACTCGCAATAGAGGCGTTATTAGCCTTCTTCTTAGAATCGACTTTTATCGGAATCTGGATTTTTGGATGGGATCGTTTGCCTAAGAAAATCCATTTATTTTGTATTTGGCTAGTGACATTAGGTACCACGTTTTCTGCGCTATGGATCTTAGCGGCAAATTCGTTTATGCAGGAACCCGTTGGTTTTGTAATCAATAATGGAAGAGCAGAGATGAACGACTTCTTCGCATTACTACAAAATCCTCAGCTTCTCGTAGAATTTCCACATGTGATCTTTGCTGGATTAGTGACTGGTGCTTTTTTTATTGGAGGAGTCAGTGCTTATAAGCTTATTAAGAAACAAGAAATCGATTTATTTACAAGGTCGTTTAAAATGGCTATGAGTATTGCTTTTATTGGTAGTATGGGAATTGTTTTCAGTGGACACGCACAAGCTCAGCATTTAATGGAAGCACAGCCTATGAAAATGGCTGCCAGCGAGGCTTTGTGGAAGGATAGTGCAGATCCAGCACCATGGGTGATCTTTGCAGCAATTGATGAAGAAAACCAAAAAAACTCATTTGAACTATCCATTCCTTATGCTTTAAGCTTCTTAGCCTACAATGAATTCTCGGGTTCTGTTCCAGGAATGCTGACTCTCCAGGAAGAATATGAACAAAAATATGGAGAAGGAAATTATATCCCGCCAGTTAATACAACCTTTTGGAGCTTCCGAATTATGGTTGGTGCAGGAGGGTTAATGATTTTAACTTCCGCTCTTGGACTTTTGTTTGCTCTTCGAAAAACTATACTTAATAAAGCTTTCTACTTAAAAGGGATGGTTGCCATGATTGCCTTCCCGTTTATCGCGAATACTGCGGGCTGGGTAATGACAGAATTTGGACGACAGCCATGGACGGTATTTGGACTATTTACTACTGCGGAGTCTGTTTCACCTAATGTATCTTCACAGTCGCTATTATTTTCATTGGTTGGCTATAGTGTTGTATACCTTGGTCTTGCTATAGTACTTGTTTACTTATTCGTTCGAGAAATTAAAAAAGGAACGGAACATCATTATTCACAGGATGTTTCTCTATCAAATGATCCATTTGATAAGGGGGTTCTTCCATAA
- a CDS encoding exodeoxyribonuclease III, whose amino-acid sequence MKLVSWNVNGIRACLTKGFLDFFHYIDADVFCIQESKCQEGQVKLELDGYYQYWNYAERKGYSGTAVFTKKEPLHVSFGLGEILEDKEGRVITLEFDSYFVVTVYTPNSKRDLSRLDYRLEWENAILKYIKQLDKQKPVILCGDLNVAHQEIDLKNAKSNVQNSGFTIEERGKMTEFLGSGFVDSFRYLYPERTDVYSWWSYMNKVRERNIGWRIDYFVVSNRMASNIEDSHIYCDIYGSDHCPVGLDINLANMNGQ is encoded by the coding sequence TTGAAGCTTGTATCATGGAATGTCAATGGAATTCGGGCATGTCTTACCAAAGGTTTTTTAGATTTCTTTCATTATATAGATGCTGATGTTTTTTGTATTCAAGAATCAAAGTGTCAAGAAGGTCAAGTCAAACTAGAACTAGATGGTTATTATCAGTATTGGAACTACGCAGAAAGAAAAGGTTATTCAGGAACAGCTGTTTTTACAAAAAAAGAACCATTGCATGTTTCCTTTGGCCTTGGAGAAATTTTAGAGGATAAAGAAGGTAGAGTGATTACTTTAGAATTTGACTCCTATTTTGTTGTAACAGTTTATACGCCCAATTCCAAACGGGATCTCTCTAGGTTGGATTACCGATTAGAATGGGAGAATGCAATTCTAAAGTATATTAAACAATTGGACAAGCAGAAGCCGGTCATTTTATGCGGTGATTTGAATGTGGCCCACCAGGAAATTGATCTAAAAAATGCAAAGTCCAATGTGCAAAATTCAGGATTTACTATCGAGGAAAGAGGTAAGATGACCGAGTTTTTAGGTAGTGGCTTTGTTGATTCTTTTCGCTATCTGTATCCTGAAAGAACGGATGTATATTCCTGGTGGTCCTATATGAATAAGGTAAGAGAAAGAAATATTGGTTGGCGTATTGATTATTTTGTTGTATCCAACCGAATGGCTTCAAACATTGAAGATTCACATATATACTGTGATATTTATGGTAGTGATCATTGCCCTGTTGGGTTAGATATTAATTTAGCAAACATGAACGGGCAATAA
- a CDS encoding erythromycin esterase family protein, which yields MEEKGFKAICVEGDWPASSQVNRYIKGYDKRTS from the coding sequence ATAGAAGAAAAAGGATTCAAGGCAATTTGTGTGGAAGGGGACTGGCCAGCAAGCTCTCAAGTGAATCGTTATATAAAAGGATATGATAAAAGAACCAGCTGA
- a CDS encoding aminoglycoside phosphotransferase family protein, whose protein sequence is MTGDEMLDFVKNNFPNLKIDKVKVNTQGWDNSILILNNEIVFRFPKSDELCKKIIDGGKILEILKSEEPILQVPHYEYLHKDSALLGVYYSFLEGTPLIEIPKQNLKENPLNAKGIGDFLTKLHKIDISKLSDTNLTTIHTLKYWESLYLNVKREVFPFLKQQQRKEIDEVFNNFISSFPKLTYKKTVIHGDLTTSNIIYNEDKGSVYGIIDFTDAQIGDPAFDFAGLYWDFGLDFTKDVFHWYKGNESSESLLKRVRTFYGLQPVFHELLYAIKNNLPINWNGVLKKFSALYQLSK, encoded by the coding sequence ATGACAGGTGATGAAATGTTAGATTTTGTAAAAAATAACTTTCCCAATTTAAAAATAGATAAAGTAAAAGTGAATACCCAAGGTTGGGACAATAGCATTTTAATTTTAAATAACGAAATAGTTTTTAGGTTTCCTAAGTCTGATGAACTTTGTAAAAAAATAATAGACGGAGGAAAGATACTAGAGATTTTGAAGTCGGAAGAACCGATATTACAAGTACCGCATTATGAATACTTACATAAGGATAGTGCACTATTAGGTGTATATTACTCTTTTTTGGAAGGAACCCCATTAATAGAAATTCCTAAACAAAATCTAAAAGAAAATCCATTGAATGCAAAGGGGATTGGTGATTTTCTAACCAAATTACATAAAATTGATATATCAAAATTAAGTGATACAAATTTAACAACTATCCACACACTTAAATATTGGGAGAGTTTATATTTAAATGTAAAAAGGGAAGTATTCCCGTTTTTAAAACAACAGCAACGTAAAGAAATAGATGAAGTATTTAATAATTTTATTAGCAGTTTCCCAAAGCTAACGTACAAAAAGACGGTAATACATGGCGATTTGACAACCTCAAATATTATCTACAATGAAGATAAGGGCAGTGTTTATGGGATTATTGACTTCACTGATGCCCAAATAGGAGATCCAGCATTCGACTTTGCAGGGTTATATTGGGATTTTGGTCTTGATTTTACAAAGGACGTATTTCATTGGTATAAAGGTAATGAAAGCTCGGAATCATTATTAAAAAGGGTAAGAACCTTCTATGGATTACAACCAGTTTTCCACGAGCTACTATATGCAATTAAGAATAATCTACCAATCAATTGGAATGGAGTCCTTAAAAAATTTTCTGCCTTATATCAACTTTCTAAATAA